A genomic window from Anthocerotibacter panamensis C109 includes:
- a CDS encoding GPW/gp25 family protein has translation MAELVRGKQPAFLGNGWSFPLQINVQGGIQLSPGAQDIEESIRIILRTSLRERVYRPNFGSRLSELAFAPLNTETLMLIRLHVEEALILWEPRIKILSIDTDPDPILGRVNILVSYRIKDRPDPASMVFPFYLLPKAE, from the coding sequence ATGGCGGAACTCGTCAGGGGTAAACAGCCCGCCTTTCTCGGGAACGGGTGGTCCTTCCCCCTCCAAATCAATGTGCAAGGTGGCATTCAACTCAGTCCTGGGGCTCAGGACATTGAAGAATCGATTCGGATCATCTTGCGTACTAGCCTTAGGGAGCGCGTGTACCGGCCCAATTTTGGTTCGCGCCTGTCCGAATTGGCCTTCGCCCCGCTCAATACCGAAACCCTTATGCTCATCCGCCTGCATGTAGAAGAAGCCCTCATCCTCTGGGAACCCCGCATCAAAATCCTGAGCATTGATACGGACCCCGACCCGATCTTGGGCCGTGTGAATATTCTCGTCAGCTACCGTATCAAAGACCGCCCTGATCCAGCGAGTATGGTCTTTCCCTTTTATTTGTTGCCCAAGGCGGAGTGA
- a CDS encoding PAAR domain-containing protein, with protein MGQPAARVGDATSHGSPLAPGPGSMNVIIGGQPAWRTTMDFHACPRSKGPVPDVGGTVIMGSSTVLINNMMACRVMDQVIETPGGPNPIVAGCPTVLIGP; from the coding sequence ATGGGTCAACCCGCAGCACGCGTCGGTGATGCAACCAGCCATGGTAGTCCCCTCGCCCCAGGTCCAGGGAGTATGAATGTAATCATTGGCGGACAACCCGCTTGGCGCACCACGATGGATTTCCATGCTTGTCCCAGGTCCAAAGGCCCCGTCCCCGATGTGGGCGGGACGGTCATCATGGGCAGCTCCACCGTCTTGATCAACAACATGATGGCCTGCCGGGTCATGGATCAAGTTATCGAGACCCCCGGTGGTCCTAACCCCATCGTTGCGGGTTGCCCGACGGTACTCATCGGACCTTGA